One Rosa chinensis cultivar Old Blush chromosome 5, RchiOBHm-V2, whole genome shotgun sequence genomic region harbors:
- the LOC112202891 gene encoding probable disease resistance protein At4g27220: MASSSQIACASPPSSDPCWKYDVFLSFRGVDTRKGITVDIHDRLNRSGIKTFMDEQDLQVGDAISPTLLAAIKESRFAIVVLSQNYASSTWCLEELREICLCMKDQNRILPLFYHVEPSDVRYQNKGSFEEAFSKHKTSGRHELEKVKQWRDALYKVANFSGWNTSDYKTHKKLVDAIEEFLRSKVLTDAIESTRDFKTFKATRKAMDEVMKALKDDEVTTIGVYGMGGVGKTTMVRHVGAQAQKRGIFHHVIMAVVSQSPDLEKIQRTLAELLGVKLSEVTEIGRAARLSKQMRRNKILIILDDIWERMDLSKIGVPSYKELQKCNSKVLLTTRIRNVCHVMRCQRNITLSILSKGDSWTLFMRNAGRSFESTNFEDVARRVARECCGLPIALITVARALGDKDLVEWKRAVQRLEKSQTANPDDQGDASKCIKLSYDYLKDEEYKSYFLLCCLFPEDYEIEIEDLFRYAIGKGLFRDADTLEEARERADSVARHLQYSCLLLDADRSWRTARIRCVRMHDVVRDTAIQIVQSEHGFLVRAGCDLKDWPRQLYEGCSAISLMQNKISKLPEKLVCPELQILLLNSNFSMVEIPETFFQGPNKLTVVDLSNTGITLLPESFSLLINLQALCIDRCHNLDTSILGKLKKLEILSMRFCRVKKLSRKMGNLINLRMLDITDAVIDTIPSKVISKFHNLEELYMQGFWNWGSKVEGEGEETNAGFDEVTSLSNLRVLKVCISKAERIPKYVDFKPNWVEFDILIGRDDSQRIFNPYGQKSLSLKLVTISRLPNWFCNALMNTAEKLWWEGRQNFGDIFVEYELMNTIIRVPKEPVFEYLVELHLYFVNGLELCVGELPLGSLFNLKLLEVKFCYNWGNVFLPSNLLLPNLEELNCRFTGGIEYVFGYEALYQPKQSKLRKIELNYLMTVRSICHGPAPTAMFQALQSLTIRRCNFQGSLFTSDVAQCLSQLNYLELHDCPSLERIVEASNKKIILPKLRRLTLLVLPMLSHDSATFECPSLVYLDLWGCPNFSASFSDFHSRETRTYY, translated from the exons ATGGCCTCCAGCTCCCAAATAGCCTGTGCTTCTCCTCCTTCATCAGATCCATGTTGGAAATATGATGTGTTTTTAAGTTTCAGGGGTGTAGACACTCGCAAGGGGATCACAGTCGACATACACGATCGGCTAAATAGGAGTGGAATCAAAACATTCATGGATGAGCAGGACCTTCAAGTAGGAGATGCTATTTCTCCCACACTCTTAGCAGCAATCAAAGAATCAAGGTTTGCAATTGTTGTTCTCTCGCAAAATTATGCTTCTTCTACTTGGTGTTTGGAGGAACTCAGAGAGATTTGTCTATGCATGAAAGACCAGAACAGAATTTTGCCACTTTTCTATCACGTGGAGCCCTCTGATGTTCGATACCAGAACAAGGGGAGTTTCGAAGAAGCTTTCTCTAAGCATAAAACCTCTGGTCGACATGAATTAGAGAAGGTGAAGCAGTGGAGGGATGCTTTGTACAAAGTGGCAAATTTCTCTGGGTGGAATACATCTGATTATAA GACTCACAAAAAACTTGTTGACGCCATTGAGGAATTTCTCCGCAGTAAAGTTCTAACTGATGCAATTGAGTCCACAAGAGATTTCAAAACATTTAAAGCAACAAGAAAAGCCATGGATGAGGTTATGAAGGCGCTAAAAGATGACGAGGTCACTACCATTGGTGTCTACGGCATGGGAGGAGTTGGAAAGACAACCATGGTAAGACATGTCGGTGCACAAGCccaaaaaagggggatttttcaTCATGTGATTATGGCAGTCGTATCCCAAAGCCCTGACTTGGAAAAAATTCAAAGAACATTGGCAGAACTGTTGGGAGTTAAATTGTCGGAGGTGACAGAAATTGGAAGAGCAGCTAGATTGAGTAAGCAAATGAGAAGAAATAAGATCCTTATAATCCTGGATGACATTTGGGAGAGAATGGACTTATCAAAAATAGGAGTACCTAGCTACAAGGAACTTCAAAAGTGCAATTCCAAAGTCCTACTTACCACAAGGATAAGGAATGTCTGTCATGTCATGAGATGCCAAAGAAATATCACCCTCAGTATCCTATCAAAAGGTGATTCTTGGACCTTGTTTATGAGAAATGCGGGAAGGTCTTTTGAATCCACCAATTTTGAGGATGTAGCGAGGAGGGTAGCTAGAGAATGCTGTGGTCTACCGATTGCATTGATAACAGTTGCAAGGGCACTCGGAGATAAAGACTTGGTGGAATGGAAAAGAGCAGTTCAACGACTAGAGAAGTCGCAAACTGCCAACCCTGACGATCAAGGAGATGCATCCAAATGTATAAAATTAAGCTATGATTACTTGAAAGATGAGGAGTACAAGTCATACTTCTTGCTCTGTTGCTTATTCCCAGAAGACTATGAAATCGAAATAGAAGACTTGTTCAGGTATGCGATAGGTAAAGGATTGTTTCGAGATGCCGACACACTTGAAGAAGCCAGAGAGAGAGCTGATTCCGTGGCCAGGCACCTTCAATATTCTTGCTTGCTTTTGGACGCAGACAGATCTTGGAGGACAGCAAGAATAAGATGTGTAAGGATGCATGATGTTGTCCGGGATACAGCCATTCAGATTGTGCAATCTGAACATGGGTTTTTGGTGAGAGCTGGCTGTGATTTAAAGGACTGGCCACGTCAATTATATGAAGGCTGTTCTGCAATCTCACTAATGCAGAATAAAATTAGCAAGCTACCCGAAAAATTGGTATGTCCAGAACTTCAGATTTTGTTACTAAACTCTAATTTCTCTATGGTAGAGATCCCAGAAACATTCTTCCAAGGTCCAAATAAGTTAACGGTTGTAGATCTTTCAAACACTGGCATCACTTTACTACCCGAATCATTCAGTCTCCTGATCAACCTCCAAGCTTTGTGTATAGATAGATGTCACAACCTTGACACTTCTATACTAGGAAAATTGAAAAAGCTTGAGATTCTTAGCATGAGATTCTGTCGTGTAAAGAAGTTGTCGAGAAAGATGGGAAATTTGATCAATCTAAGGATGTTGGATATCACTGATGCAGTTATTGATACAATTCCATCGAAGGTGATATCAAAGTTTCATAATTTAGAAGAACTGTACATGCAAGGATTTTGGAACTGGGGGAGTAAAGTtgagggagaaggagaagaaaccaATGCTGGTTTTGACGAGGTAACTAGCTTGTCAAATTTAAGAGTTTTGAAGGTTTGTATCTCCAAAGCAGAACGTATCCCTAAATATGTTGATTTCAAACCGAATTGGGTCGAGTTTGATATACTTATCGGTAGAGACGACTCGCAGAGAATCTTTAATCCATATGGTCAGAAGTCATTATCCTTGAAGCTTGTCACCATCAGTCGCTTACCGAACTGGTTTTGCAACGCGCTGATGAACACTGCAGAGAAGCTATGGTGGGAAGGCCGCCAAAATTTTGGTGACATATTTGTGGAATATGAGTTGATGAACACAATAATACGGGTTCCAAAAGAACCTGTGTTCGAGTACTTGGTAGAGTTGCATCTGTATTTCGTGAATGGCCTAGAGTTATGTGTTGGTGAATTGCCACTTGGGTCTCTATTTAATTTGAAGTTATTGGAGGTAAAATTTTGTTATAATTGGGGGAACGTATTTTTACCATCAAATTTGTTACTACCAAACCTAGAAGAACTAAATTGTCGTTTCACGGGCGGGATTGAATATGTGTTTGGGTATGAAGCGTTATATCAGCCAaagcaatcaaaattgagaaagATAGAGTTGAACTATCTGATGACAGTAAGAAGCATATGTCATGGACCTGCTCCAACTGCAATGTTTCAGGCTCTTCAAAGTTTGACCATTAGGCGGTGCAACTTCCAGGGAAGTCTCTTCACCTCTGATGTTGCTCAATGTCTTTCTCAATTGAATTATCTTGAACTACACGATTGCCCCTCTTTGGAAAGAATAGTTGAAGCAAGCAACAAGAAGATCATTCTTCCAAAATTGAGGCGATTGACTTTGTTGGTACTTCCAATGTTGTCCCATGACAGTGCTACTTTTGAGTGTCCTTCACTGGTATACTTGGACTTGTGGGGCTGCCCCAACTTTTCCGCCTCTTTTTCCGACTTCCACAGCAGGGAAACAAGGACCTACTATTAG
- the LOC112164309 gene encoding protein FAR1-RELATED SEQUENCE 5-like: MGDPSLQDLNENGIVDEPKLQLGQEFESIEEAYYFYNEIYAKTVGFSVRMGSTKRSKVTGEITWKQFLCSKEGKTYETYENSKRQHSSTMEERNCGIKRTGCKARLNFVFNKASKKWCISDFEEAHTHELTTPKRVHLLPSHRKLTKAKKCLMEKLSSVNVRTSQQFKIMETVAGGIQNVGCIARDLRNFERDSREELKGHDATMLLEYLESEKEKKSSFCFEVDRDEENRLNRCFWADPTSRKAYYYFNDVVVFDTTYNTNKYRMIFAPIIGVNHHGQIIVFGCGLLSDEKTESFIWLLEQWLKAMPSGPPKVIITDQDPAIAKAIAQVLPLTLHRFCLWHIMFKFRDKLGPVIAQSYYALFKASVYNSGTKEEFEASWKNAVQQSKQEMHAWLNTMYDLRSKWVPAFCNHIFHAGMQSSQRVESNHSFFKSFVSVNNSLLDFATRIKRGLRQQRHEELIRDHVDSNEIPKTRTYYPIEKQLREVYTKEIFLNLQNEVVKSTAYLKCEILKEDENECVYTVLRAADDEQSWKLRQIIHDKVTGFAKCSCGGFEVEGIVCRHIIFFFRSMNMVHLPSEYILDRWTKNAKAGRVWDDDGVEVKDVGDKSLMMRYIQLSQLSQAVIDKASLSPETTKYFTDGLHSLRLGIKELLSSLGVEELPSTKKRIPQQILIEEPSQSKAKGSGKRLKSSKEIAMNKQRNCGKCGKSGHNIQTCDKHNTDG; encoded by the coding sequence ATGGGTGATCCATCGTTACAAGACCTGAATGAGAATGGTATTGTAGATGAACCAAAACTTCAGCTTGGTCAAGAATTCGAATCAATAGAGGAGGCATATTACTTTTATAATGAGATATATGCAAAGACAGTTGGTTTTAGTGTGAGAATGGGTTCAACTAAGAGAAGTAAGGTGACTGGAGAGATTACTTGGAAACAATTTTTATGTTCCAAGGAAGGAAAAACATATGAGACTTATGAGAACTCAAAACGGCAACATTCATCAACCATGGAAGAAAGGAATTGCGGAATAAAGCGTACGGGTTGTAAGGCAAGGTTGAACTTCGTCTTTAACAAGGCAAGCAAAAAATGGTGTATAAGTGATTTCGAGGAGGCTCACACACATGAACTTACAACTCCCAAAAGAGTACATTTATTACCATCACACCGCAAGCTTACAAAGGCAAAGAAGTGTCTTATGGAAAAGCTAAGTAGTGTTAATGTTCGAACAAGTCAGCAATTCAAAATAATGGAGACTGTGGCAGGTGGTATACAAAATGTTGGATGTATTGCCAGAGATTTGAGAAACTTTGAAAGAGATTCAAGGGAAGAACTGAAGGGACATGATGCAACTATGCTACTTGAGTACTTAGAgtcagaaaaggaaaagaagtcctCCTTTTGTTTTGAAGTTGATAGAGATGAAGAAAATAGGTTGAATCGTTGCTTTTGGGCTGATCCCACCTCAAGAAAAGCATATTATTATTTTAACgatgttgttgtgtttgatACCACGTACAACACAAACAAATATCGCATGATCTTTGCTCCAATCATAGGCGTCAACCATCATGGCCAAATAATTGTATTTGGTTGTGGACTTTTAAGTGATGAGAAAACAgagtcttttatttggttactGGAACAATGGCTGAAAGCTATGCCTAGTGGTCCACCGAAAGTTATAATTACTGATCAAGATCCAGCAATTGCAAAAGCCATCGCTCAAGTTCTTCCACTTACACTCCACCGTTTTTGTCTTTGGCATATCATGTTTAAATTTCGAGATAAGCTTGGTCCTGTGATTGCTCAAAGTTATTATGCACTCTTCAAAGCTAGTGTATACAACTCCGGGACTAAAGAAGAATTTGAAGCTAGTTGGAAGAATGCTGTTCAACAAAGCAAACAAGAAATGCATGCGTGGTTGAACACAATGTATGACCTGCGAAGTAAATGGGTCCCTGCATTTTGCAATCACATCTTTCATGCAGGTATGCAAAGCAGTCAAAGAGTTGAAAGTAACCACTCATTCTTCAAATCATTTGTTTCAGTGAACAATTCTTTATTGGATTTTGCTACAAGGATTAAAAGGGGACTTAGACAACAAAGGCATGAAGAACTGATTCGTGATCATGTTGATAGTAATGAAATTCCAAAGACAAGGACTTACTATCCCATAGAAAAGCAACTGCGTGAGGTGTACACAAAAGAAATATTCTTGAACTTACAAAATGAGGTTGTCAAGAGTACTGCCTACTTGAAATGTGAAATTTTGAAGGAGGATGAAAATGAATGCGTGTATACTGTTTTAAGGGCTGCAGATGATGAACAAAGCTGGAAATTGCGACAAATTATTCATGACAAAGTAACTGGTTTTGCCAAGTGTAGTTGTGGAGGCTTTGAGGTTGAAGGAATTGTATGTAGgcatatcattttcttttttcgaaGTATGAATATGGTACATTTGCCAAGTGAATACATCTTGGATAGGTGGACAAAAAATGCAAAAGCTGGAAGAGTTTGGGATGATGATGGTGTTGAAGTGAAAGATGTGGGTGATAAGTCATTGATGATGAGATATATTCAATTATCTCAACTTTCACAAGCTGTAATTGATAAGGCATCTCTTTCAccagaaacaacaaaatatttcaCAGATGGACTCCATTCGCTTCGCCTTGGTATTAAAGAACTTCTCTCAAGTTTGGGTGTTGAGGAACTTCCATCCACAAAAAAAAGAATACCTCAGCAAATACTCATTGAAGAACCATCTCAATCAAAggctaaaggaagtgggaagaGGTTGAAGTCATCCaaagaaattgcaatgaataaGCAGAGAAACTGTGGAAAATGTGGTAAAAGTGGGCACAACATTCAAACATGTGATAAGCACAATACTGATGGGTAA